One segment of Castanea sativa cultivar Marrone di Chiusa Pesio chromosome 3, ASM4071231v1 DNA contains the following:
- the LOC142629206 gene encoding ethylene-responsive transcription factor ERN1-like, with protein sequence MVSDQMMEQSATLAAPGGAKRNRKQYIGVRQRPSGRWVAEIKDTIRKIRVWLGTYDTAEEAARAYDEAACLLHGANTRTNFYPCSPTYLRPALPSKITNLLLLRLQARHIASASIAATSLPISLQEPETEVKDYHFDSFFNLPEDCTTYENNDTLTNSTSGDVTNSDNVTESFESSSVQLEDGWARALDMDDVGDGKSQGGGKEEVGEKEGCDMEHIDFQFLDAVVSTCYCSPFEIAEEMVEPVEQETYGNEPSLLGETMKRMKCERKFSASLYAFNGIPECLRLKQSEVANGPERSEQLSNLGSNCNSDEDRKHREDIFWEVVKEQIGIAHASTERGSSSSSSSSFLSTESGDPCLWSTLNLPPICSIADRMIL encoded by the coding sequence ATGGTTTCAGACCAGATGATGGAACAGTCTGCTACCTTAGCAGCACCAGGTGGAGCTAAGAGGAATAGAAAACAATACATTGGGGTGCGCCAGAGGCCTTCGGGAAGATGGGTGGCTGAGATAAAAGATACAATACGGAAGATAAGAGTATGGCTGGGAACTTATGACACTGCTGAAGAGGCTGCAAGAGCTTATGATGAAGCGGCTTGCTTGCTTCATGGAGCCAATACTCGCACAAATTTTTATCCTTGCTCTCCAACTTATTTAAGGCCAGCTCTTCCCTCAAAGATCACCAATCTTCTGTTGCTTAGGCTACAAGCAAGGCACATTGCCTCTGCCTCAATAGCAGCAACCTCTTTGCCTATTAGCTTACAAGAACCGGAAACTGAAGTAAAAGACTACCACTTTGATAGTTTCTTCAATCTTCCAGAAGATTGCACCACTTATGAAAATAATGATACTCTTACTAATAGTACTAGTGGTGATGTAACTAATAGTGATAACGTTACAGAAAGTTTTGAATCAAGTTCTGTTCAATTGGAAGATGGTTGGGCGAGAGCATTGGATATGGATGATGTAGGTGATGGAAAGAGTCAAGGTGGAGGGAAGGAAGAAGTAGGAGAAAAAGAAGGTTGTGATATGGAGCACATAGATTTTCAGTTTCTGGATGCAGTGGTATCTACATGTTATTGTTCACCTTTTGAGATAGCAGAGGAAATGGTGGAGCCAGTGGAGCAAGAAACTTATGGAAATGAGCCTTCATTGCTTGGAGAAACTATGAAGAGGATGAAATGTGAAAGAAAGTTCTCGGCTTCTCTTTATGCTTTCAATGGGATTCCAGAGTGCTTAAGGCTGAAGCAATCAGAGGTGGCAAATGGACCAGAAAGGTCTGAACAATTATCTAACCTTGGAAGTAACTGTAATTCTGATGAAGATAGAAAGCATAGAGAAGATATTTTTTGGGAGGTGGTAAAAGAACAGATTGGCATCGCACATGCATCAACAGAAAGaggttcttcctcttcttcttcttcctcattttTGAGCACAGAAAGTGGGGATCCATGTCTTTGGAGCACTCTCAATCTTCCTCCTATCTGCTCTATAGCAGACAGAATGATCCTCTAA
- the LOC142627106 gene encoding protein argonaute 7 — MEETEESNANKKCTTKTRSFRGRANPHKHQYQYQYQHQLLQYSNQYGFCNQNQYPRYYPALLPLPPQIPLQLALTPPLPQNQSFSTKTHLQKPSCKLNDPPLAASSETHVQNVTISPAPEEVQRPKILPSKDDNGRRVIGSRTPQALVAARRPDSGGVEGPVISLIANHFLVRFDPSQRIFHYNVEISPNPSKEIARMIKQKLVEENSVELSGALPAYDGRKNLYSPVEFQNDRLEFHVSLPIPTSKSTLPNGEFSNLLEKRQQHKLFRISIKLVSKIDGKELSSYLSKEGDDWIPLPQDYLHALDIILRESPTEKCISVGRSLYSSSMGGTKAIGGGAVGLRGFFQSLRPTQQGLALNVDFSVTAFHESIGVIPYLQKRLEFLRDLSQRKTRGLIGEERKEVEKALKNIRIFVCHRETVQRYRVYGLTDEATENLWFADRDGKNLRLVTYFKDHYNYDIQFRNLPCLQISRRKPCYLPMELCMICEGQKFLGKLSDDQTARILKMGCQRPRQRKEIIDEVMRGPVGPRSGTQGREFNLNVSVEMTRLNGRILQPPKLKLGDGGHVRDLVPSRHDRQWNLLDSHVFEGTKIERWALISFGGTSDQKSYIPKFINQLSQRCEQLGIFLNKNTIVSPQFESTQVLNKVSLLESKLKKLQRAASNNLQLLICVMERKHKGYADLKRIAETSIGVVSQCCLYPNLSRLTSQFLANLALKINAKVGGCTVALYNSLPSQIPRLFRSDEPVIFMGADVTHPHPLDDYSPSVAAVVGSMNWPAANKYVSRMRSQTHRQEIIQELGVMVWELLDDFYQEVNKLPQRIIFFRDGVSETQFYKVLQEELQAIRVACSRFPGYKPLITFAVVQKRHHTRLFPFETDPSSTQNQCLDENIPPGTVVDTVISHPKEFDFYLCSHWGVKGTSRPTHYHILWDENQFTSDELQKLVYNLCYTFVRCTKPVSLVPPAYYAHLAAYRGRLYLERSDSTAYTRSASTFSRAAPPKATPLPKLSENVKNLMFYC, encoded by the exons ATGGAGGAAACAGAAGAGTCCAATGCTAATAAGAAATGCACCACCAAAACAAGGAGTTTTAGAGGCAGAGCCAACCCTCATAAGCATCAGTATCAGTATCAGTATCAACACCAGCTCTTACAGTACTCAAATCAGTATGGTTTCTGCAACCAAAACCAGTACCCGAGATACTACCCAGCTTTGCTTCCACTGCCTCCTCAAATACCACTTCAGCTGGCTTTGACTCCACCTCTCCCTCAAAACCAGAGCTTTAGCACAAAAACCCATCTCCAAAAACCTTCATGCAAGCTCAACGATCCTCCTCTTGCTGCCTCCTCAGAAACCCATGTCCAAAATGTTACAATTTCACCAG CTCCAGAGGAGGTCCAAAGGCCAAAAATTTTACCCTCCAAAGATGATAATGGAAGAAGGGTCATAGGTTCAAGGACTCCACAAGCACTAGTGGCTGCAAGGAGACCAGATTCTGGAGGTGTTGAAGGGCCAGTTATCTCTCTCATAGCCAACCATTTTCTTGTTCGATTTGATCCATCACAAAGAATTTTCCATTACAATGTTGAAATCTCTCCTAACCCCTCAAAAGAAATTGCCCGAATGATCAAACAAAAATTGGTTGAGGAAAATTCAGTTGAGCTCTCTGGTGCTCTACCAGCCTACGATGGTCGAAAGAATCTTTACAGCCCGGTTGAATTCCAAAATGATAGGCTTGAATTCCATGTAAGCCTCCCAATCCCCACTAGTAAGTCAACTTTACCAAATGGAGAATTTAGTAACCTGCTAGAGAAGCGTCAACAGCATAAGCTATTTCGAATAAGCATCAAACTCGTGTCAAAGATTGATGGAAAGGAGTTAAGTAGTTACTTGAGCAAGGAGGGAGACGATTGGATCCCTCTTCCTCAAGATTATCTCCATGCTTTGGATATTATTTTAAGGGAAAGTCCGACAGAGAAATGTATATCTGTTGGGAGGTCACTGTATTCAAGTTCAATGGGAGGAACTAAAGCAATTGGAGGTGGAGCAGTTGGATTGAGAGGGTTCTTTCAGAGTCTTCGCCCAACCCAACAAGGACTTGCTCTCAATGTAGATTTCTCTGTGACCGCTTTCCATGAAAGCATTGGAGTTATCCCCTATTTGCAGAAGCGGCTTGAATTTCTTCGAGACCTTTCTCAAAGGAAGACAAGGGGTTTAATTGGTGAAGAGAGGAAGGAAGTGGAGAAGGCATTGAAGAACATCAGGATCTTTGTTTGCCACAGAGAAACTGTTCAGAGATATCGGGTCTATGGCTTAACTGATGAAGCTACTGAAAATCTTTGGTTTGCAGACAGGGATGGAAAGAATCTGAGGCTAGTGACTTACTTCAAGGATCACTATAATTATGATATACAGTTCAGGAACTTGCCATGCTTGCAAATTAGTAGGAGAAAACCATGTTATCTTCCTATGGAGCTTTGTATGATTTGTGAAGGCCAGAAGTTTCTTGGGAAGCTTTCAGATGATCAGACTGCTAGAATACTTAAGATGGGATGCCAACGACCTAGACAGAGAAAAGAAATTATAGATGAAGTCATGAGAGGACCTGTTGGGCCAAGAAG TGGCACACAAGGCAGAGAGTTCAACCTCAATGTTTCGGTAGAAATGACCCGATTAAATGGAAGAATTCTTCAACCTCCTAAACTAAAGCTTGGCGATGGTGGCCATGTGAGAGACTTGGTTCCTTCCCGTCATGACCGACAGTGGAACCTTCTTGACAGCCATGTTTTTGAAGGAACTAAGATTGAAAGGTGGGCACTGATAAGTTTTGGTGGCACCTCTGATCAAAAGTCCTACATTCCAAAATTTATTAACCAGCTATCACAGAGGTGTGAGCAACTAGGCatctttctcaacaaaaacacAATTGTTAGCCCCCAATTCGAATCAACCCAAGTGCTTAATAAAGTGTCTCTTTTGGAATCAAAACTTAAGAAATTACAAAGAGCAGCATCAAACAATCTTCAGTTGCTTATTTGTGTAATGGAGAGAAAACACAAAGGGTATGCAGATTTGAAGAGAATTGCAGAGACAAGCATTGGGGTTGTAAGCCAGTGCTGCTTATATCCAAACCTCAGCAGATTGACTTCTCAATTTCTGGCAAATTTGGCTCTCAAGATCAATGCCAAAGTTGGTGGATGCACTGTTGCCTTGTACAATTCATTACCCTCCCAAATCCCGCGTCTCTTCCGGTCTGATGAGCCAGTGATTTTTATGGGTGCTGATGTGACACACCCTCACCCACTTGATGATTATAGCCCATCTGTTGCTGCTGTGGTTGGTAGCATGAATTGGCCAGCAGCAAACAAGTATGTTTCAAGAATGAGGTCCCAAACACATAGACAAGAAATAATCCAGGAACTTGGTGTAATGGTCTGGGAATTACTTGATGATTTTTACCAGGAAGTAAACAAACTCCCCCAAAGAATAATTTTCTTCAGAGATGGAGTAAGTGAAACCCAGTTTTATAAAGTGCTACAAGAGGAGCTGCAAGCCATTAGAGTGGCTTGTTCTAGATTTCCTGGTTATAAACCTCTCATTACTTTTGCTGTAGTCCAGAAGAGGCATCACACAAGGCTATTTCCCTTTGAAACTGATCCATCTTCCACTCAAAACCAGTGTTTGGATGAAAATATTCCTCCAGGGACAGTGGTTGATACTGTCATTTCTCATCCAAAGGAATTTGATTTCTATCTTTGTAGCCATTGGGGTGTGAAAGGAACAAGCAGGCCAACTCACTACCATATCTTATGGGATGAAAACCAATTCACTTCTGATGAACTACAAAAGCTGGTTTACAATCTTTGCTACACATTTGTGAGGTGCACCAAGCCAGTTTCTTTGGTTCCTCCAGCTTACTATGCTCACCTAGCTGCATACAGAGGCAGACTTTACCTTGAAAGGTCAGACTCCACAGCTTACACGAGAAGTGCTTCTACATTCTCCAGAGCTGCCCCTCCAAAAGCAACCCCTTTACCTAAGCTTAGTGAAAATGTTAAGAACCTCATGTTCTACTGCTGA